From a region of the Falco peregrinus isolate bFalPer1 chromosome 5, bFalPer1.pri, whole genome shotgun sequence genome:
- the ITIH4 gene encoding inter-alpha-trypsin inhibitor heavy chain H4 isoform X1: protein MEERTLLTLMVFSSLIVSAETIAQKHAIEIYSLHVDCKVTSRFAHTVITSKIVNRANESREATFEVELPKTAFITNFSMSIDGKVYPGIIKEKVSAQKEYDTAVSRGQSAGLVKITDRKLEQFHVSVSVAAASKVTFELMYEELLKRQLGKFELLLKVRPKQLVKHFQIDVHIFEPQGIRFLATDSTFMTNELTEALTKVQTETKARISFKPTVDQQKINPELDETLLNGDFVVRYDVKRGATAGVIQIVNGYFVHYFAPHEMPVFPKNVIFVIDRSGSMAGRKIEQTRDALLKILQDLRPEDRFSFITFNSKVAEWKSSLLPATAEHVASATGFVQTLSAGGGTDINRALLTAVSVLDKAERLPERSVSMIILLTDGQPTSGESNVEVIQENVQKAVSGKCALFCLGFGFDVSYNFLEKMALSNGGIARRIYENADAALQLQGFYQEVATPILMKIEMQYPENAVERLTKNNFELFFEGSEIVVSGKISKELDLLPVEIKAQSHVGGLTLKEEANIREKEQVFQNQSYIFGNFIERLWAYLTIQQLLEKSVSAQEEEQKALEARALELSLQYSFVTPLTSMVVTKPTGQQQMELANKPTEADNEKTSSFPVGASVKKVSARYFGVTSEDDLDAYRLRSGSPPGRWRAEPQSGSNKKLLSVVARVRDKLRAQPLANEYPQLLLQLPKQNEIICLNTDGKAQPPVHLLSDPEQGLTVTGKLGDRVNHFVQFAISYVNPPTQIHVSTDEIVLSHNNGSTRLPWTESATSTIQGLRVSVEKERSVTASLSDAVTVKISLVKFPDDFLGLYFLNTDRFSDQVSGVLGQFYSKVRFENNSNINQRADERLLSVSGSEHKVTRQYKKDYRLESASDPVPCWSIDLTP from the exons ATGGAGGAGAGAACGCTGCTGACATTGATGGTCTTTTCCTCACTCATAGTGTCAGCAGAAACTATTGCTCAAAAG catgcCATTGAAATCTACAGCCTCCACGTGGACTGCAAGGTCACGTCACGATTTGCTCACACCGTCATCACCAGCAAAATTGTCAACCGAGCTAATGAGTCCAGAGAGGCAACTTTTGAAGTGGAGTTACCCAAGACAGCTTTCATCACCAACTTCTCCAT GTCTATTGACGGGAAAGTATACCCAGGAATAATAAAGGAGAAAGTTTCTGCTCAGAAGGAATATGACACTGCAGTCTCGCGCGGGCAGAGCGCCGGCCTCGTCAA AATCACGGACAGAAAACTGGAGCAGTTTCACGTGTCCGTCAGCGTTGCGGCCGCCAGCAAAGTCACTTTTGAGCTGATGTACGAGGAGCTGCTGAAACGGCAGCTGGGCAAGTTCGAGCTGCTGCTCAAGGTCCGGCCGAAGCAGCTGGTTAAGCATTTCCAG ATTGATGTGCACATCTTCGAACCCCAAGGCATACGCTTCTTGGCGACGGACAGCACGTTCATGACAAATGAGTTAACTGAGGCGCTCACAAAAGTGCAGACCGAAACCAAg GCTCGCATTTCATTTAAGCCAACTGTAGATCAACAGAAGATAAATCCTGAACTCGACGAAACCCTCCTCAACGGTGATTTTGTTGTACGCTATGATGTTAAAAGAGGTGCCACCGCAGGTGTTATACAG ATTGTCAATGGCTATTTTGTGCATTACTTTGCACCCCATGAAATGCCGGTGTTTCCCAAAAATGTCATCTTCGTTATAGATCGAAGTGGCTCCATGGCAGGCAGAAAAATTGAGCAG ACGAGGGATGCCCTGCTGAAGATTTTGCAAGACCTCCGTCCAGAAGACCGTTTCAGCTTTATCACCTTTAACAGCAAAGTGGCGGAGTGGAAGAGCTCTTTGCTGCCAGCCACTGCGGAGCATGTGGCGAGTGCTACGGGATTCGTGCAAACTCTTTCTGCTGGTGGAG GCACAGACATCAACCGTGCCCTGCTGACTGCCGTGAGCGTGCTGGATAAAGCCGAGAGGCTGCCCGAACGGAGCGTCTCCATGATTATTTTGCTGACAGACGGCCAGCCCACTTCTG GTGAGAGTAATGTGGAAGTAATTCAAGAAAACGTTCAGAAAGCAGTCAGTGGGAAATGCGCTCTGTTCTGCCTCGGCTTCGGGTTTGATGTCAGTTATAATTTCCTGGAGAAGATGGCCCTAAGCAACGGGGGAATAGCACGTCGTATCTATGAAAACGCTGACGCAGCCTTGCAGCTCCAG GGCTTTTATCAAGAGGTGGCTACCccaatattaatgaaaattgaAATGCAGTATCCAGAAAATGCTGTTGAGAGATTAACTAAGAACAATTTTGAGCTGTTTTTTGAAGGATCGGAAATTGTAGTATCTGGGAAAATTAGCAAGGAGCTTGATCTTTTGCCAGTAGAAATTAAAGCTCAGTCG CATGTTGGTGGCTTGACTCTTAAAGAAGAAGCAAACATCAGAGAGAAGGAGCAAGTATTTCAAAATCAAAGTTACATCTTTGGAAATTTCATAGAGAGACTGTGGGCTTACTTAACCATTcagcagcttctggaaaaaTC TGTTTCAGCACAAGAAGAGGAGCAGAAAGCCCTGGAGGCACGAGCCTTAGAGCTGTCCCTGCAGTACAGCTTCGTCACACCCCTCACGTCCATGGTGGTCACCAAACCCACTGGCCAGCAGCAGATGGAGCTGGCAAACAAACCCACCGAAGCTG ATAATGAGAAGACCAGCAGTTTTCCAGTAGGAg CATCTGTCAAAAAAGTAAGCGCAAGATACTTTGGAGTGACTTCTGAGGATGACTTAG ATGCTTACAGGCTGAGGAGTGGATCACCTCCTG gtCGATGGCGCGCTGAGCCCCAGTCCGGCAGCAACAAGAAGCTGTTGTCAGTAG ttGCCAGGGTAAGAGACAAATTGAGAGCACAACCTCTTG cCAACGAATATCCACAGCTTCTCTTGCAATTacccaaacaaaatgaaataatctgtttAAATACTGATGGAAAAGCACAGCCTCCTGTCCACCTGCTGTCAGACCCGGAGCAAG GCCTCACGGTGACAGGGAAACTTGGAGACAGAGTGAATCACTTTGTGCAGTTTGCAATTAGCTATGTGAATCCCCCCACACAAATCCATGTCTCCACGGATGAGATCGTCCTAAGCCACAATAACGGGAGCACTCGGCTGCCATGGACGGAGTCAGCCACCTCCACCATCCAGGG GCTGAGAGTCTCAGTTGAGAAGGAAAGGAGCGTTACAGCATCGTTGTCTGATGCGGTCACAGTAAAAATTTCCTTGGTAAAGTTTCCAGATGATTTCCTTGGGCTGTATTTCTTGAACACCGACCGCTTTTCTGACCAAGTCAGCGGAGTGCTGG GTCAGTTTTATTCAAAAGTGCGATTTGAGAACAATTCCAACATCAATCAGCGAGCGGACGAAAGACTCCTAAGTGTGTCTGGATCTGAGCACAAAGTTACCAG gcAATACAAGAAAGATTACAGGCTTGAGTCAGCCAGTGATCCTGTTCCCTGCTGGTCGATAGATCTAACTCCCTAG
- the ITIH4 gene encoding inter-alpha-trypsin inhibitor heavy chain H4 isoform X2, translating to MEERTLLTLMVFSSLIVSAETIAQKHAIEIYSLHVDCKVTSRFAHTVITSKIVNRANESREATFEVELPKTAFITNFSMSIDGKVYPGIIKEKVSAQKEYDTAVSRGQSAGLVKITDRKLEQFHVSVSVAAASKVTFELMYEELLKRQLGKFELLLKVRPKQLVKHFQIDVHIFEPQGIRFLATDSTFMTNELTEALTKVQTETKARISFKPTVDQQKINPELDETLLNGDFVVRYDVKRGATAGVIQIVNGYFVHYFAPHEMPVFPKNVIFVIDRSGSMAGRKIEQTRDALLKILQDLRPEDRFSFITFNSKVAEWKSSLLPATAEHVASATGFVQTLSAGGGTDINRALLTAVSVLDKAERLPERSVSMIILLTDGQPTSGESNVEVIQENVQKAVSGKCALFCLGFGFDVSYNFLEKMALSNGGIARRIYENADAALQLQGFYQEVATPILMKIEMQYPENAVERLTKNNFELFFEGSEIVVSGKISKELDLLPVEIKAQSHVGGLTLKEEANIREKEQVFQNQSYIFGNFIERLWAYLTIQQLLEKSVSAQEEEQKALEARALELSLQYSFVTPLTSMVVTKPTGQQQMELANKPTEADNEKTSSFPVGASVKKVSARYFGVTSEDDLDAYRLRSGSPPGRWRAEPQSGSNKKLLSVANEYPQLLLQLPKQNEIICLNTDGKAQPPVHLLSDPEQGLTVTGKLGDRVNHFVQFAISYVNPPTQIHVSTDEIVLSHNNGSTRLPWTESATSTIQGLRVSVEKERSVTASLSDAVTVKISLVKFPDDFLGLYFLNTDRFSDQVSGVLGQFYSKVRFENNSNINQRADERLLSVSGSEHKVTRQYKKDYRLESASDPVPCWSIDLTP from the exons ATGGAGGAGAGAACGCTGCTGACATTGATGGTCTTTTCCTCACTCATAGTGTCAGCAGAAACTATTGCTCAAAAG catgcCATTGAAATCTACAGCCTCCACGTGGACTGCAAGGTCACGTCACGATTTGCTCACACCGTCATCACCAGCAAAATTGTCAACCGAGCTAATGAGTCCAGAGAGGCAACTTTTGAAGTGGAGTTACCCAAGACAGCTTTCATCACCAACTTCTCCAT GTCTATTGACGGGAAAGTATACCCAGGAATAATAAAGGAGAAAGTTTCTGCTCAGAAGGAATATGACACTGCAGTCTCGCGCGGGCAGAGCGCCGGCCTCGTCAA AATCACGGACAGAAAACTGGAGCAGTTTCACGTGTCCGTCAGCGTTGCGGCCGCCAGCAAAGTCACTTTTGAGCTGATGTACGAGGAGCTGCTGAAACGGCAGCTGGGCAAGTTCGAGCTGCTGCTCAAGGTCCGGCCGAAGCAGCTGGTTAAGCATTTCCAG ATTGATGTGCACATCTTCGAACCCCAAGGCATACGCTTCTTGGCGACGGACAGCACGTTCATGACAAATGAGTTAACTGAGGCGCTCACAAAAGTGCAGACCGAAACCAAg GCTCGCATTTCATTTAAGCCAACTGTAGATCAACAGAAGATAAATCCTGAACTCGACGAAACCCTCCTCAACGGTGATTTTGTTGTACGCTATGATGTTAAAAGAGGTGCCACCGCAGGTGTTATACAG ATTGTCAATGGCTATTTTGTGCATTACTTTGCACCCCATGAAATGCCGGTGTTTCCCAAAAATGTCATCTTCGTTATAGATCGAAGTGGCTCCATGGCAGGCAGAAAAATTGAGCAG ACGAGGGATGCCCTGCTGAAGATTTTGCAAGACCTCCGTCCAGAAGACCGTTTCAGCTTTATCACCTTTAACAGCAAAGTGGCGGAGTGGAAGAGCTCTTTGCTGCCAGCCACTGCGGAGCATGTGGCGAGTGCTACGGGATTCGTGCAAACTCTTTCTGCTGGTGGAG GCACAGACATCAACCGTGCCCTGCTGACTGCCGTGAGCGTGCTGGATAAAGCCGAGAGGCTGCCCGAACGGAGCGTCTCCATGATTATTTTGCTGACAGACGGCCAGCCCACTTCTG GTGAGAGTAATGTGGAAGTAATTCAAGAAAACGTTCAGAAAGCAGTCAGTGGGAAATGCGCTCTGTTCTGCCTCGGCTTCGGGTTTGATGTCAGTTATAATTTCCTGGAGAAGATGGCCCTAAGCAACGGGGGAATAGCACGTCGTATCTATGAAAACGCTGACGCAGCCTTGCAGCTCCAG GGCTTTTATCAAGAGGTGGCTACCccaatattaatgaaaattgaAATGCAGTATCCAGAAAATGCTGTTGAGAGATTAACTAAGAACAATTTTGAGCTGTTTTTTGAAGGATCGGAAATTGTAGTATCTGGGAAAATTAGCAAGGAGCTTGATCTTTTGCCAGTAGAAATTAAAGCTCAGTCG CATGTTGGTGGCTTGACTCTTAAAGAAGAAGCAAACATCAGAGAGAAGGAGCAAGTATTTCAAAATCAAAGTTACATCTTTGGAAATTTCATAGAGAGACTGTGGGCTTACTTAACCATTcagcagcttctggaaaaaTC TGTTTCAGCACAAGAAGAGGAGCAGAAAGCCCTGGAGGCACGAGCCTTAGAGCTGTCCCTGCAGTACAGCTTCGTCACACCCCTCACGTCCATGGTGGTCACCAAACCCACTGGCCAGCAGCAGATGGAGCTGGCAAACAAACCCACCGAAGCTG ATAATGAGAAGACCAGCAGTTTTCCAGTAGGAg CATCTGTCAAAAAAGTAAGCGCAAGATACTTTGGAGTGACTTCTGAGGATGACTTAG ATGCTTACAGGCTGAGGAGTGGATCACCTCCTG gtCGATGGCGCGCTGAGCCCCAGTCCGGCAGCAACAAGAAGCTGTTGTCAGTAG cCAACGAATATCCACAGCTTCTCTTGCAATTacccaaacaaaatgaaataatctgtttAAATACTGATGGAAAAGCACAGCCTCCTGTCCACCTGCTGTCAGACCCGGAGCAAG GCCTCACGGTGACAGGGAAACTTGGAGACAGAGTGAATCACTTTGTGCAGTTTGCAATTAGCTATGTGAATCCCCCCACACAAATCCATGTCTCCACGGATGAGATCGTCCTAAGCCACAATAACGGGAGCACTCGGCTGCCATGGACGGAGTCAGCCACCTCCACCATCCAGGG GCTGAGAGTCTCAGTTGAGAAGGAAAGGAGCGTTACAGCATCGTTGTCTGATGCGGTCACAGTAAAAATTTCCTTGGTAAAGTTTCCAGATGATTTCCTTGGGCTGTATTTCTTGAACACCGACCGCTTTTCTGACCAAGTCAGCGGAGTGCTGG GTCAGTTTTATTCAAAAGTGCGATTTGAGAACAATTCCAACATCAATCAGCGAGCGGACGAAAGACTCCTAAGTGTGTCTGGATCTGAGCACAAAGTTACCAG gcAATACAAGAAAGATTACAGGCTTGAGTCAGCCAGTGATCCTGTTCCCTGCTGGTCGATAGATCTAACTCCCTAG